In Fibrobacter succinogenes, a single window of DNA contains:
- a CDS encoding fibro-slime domain-containing protein, whose product MKLLKATIIAISAFTAAICAESKSDTTLDFYVLLPQNQYWVQATPIINEDGKDRVLEIDPENCGWYYRRYVNEKLPSKVFIHADNDETMAHAIGFGGEKDANAGKVPEAINLDAIFKIYDKQLGTDEKKLYFIADENTASSLQGIDFGWYTTDPGIIGDCQYILTSVIYDTDASLHGAFSCGPNWNGALTKAQSHTNACFYPNVKYPVITSDSAEMPCMGVTQGMVKSTLDSVSKKMELTDIGRKCFGAQADEAFAAMFNQTDGVNEASCYEMLVSKSSDNKWAFYSDYTYVNGLKNPVAGGFFPVENSDENVLTFDPNQKQLPEARTKRKAEGPIFYGPELRKIDSTEHTPIFNLFCSGPGWDKGYNCNGLFDDGYETELAIRDSLKLGQHDCIFGWSCDFQDAAPEGTPIYVTGTEKPSSPAQGAAASYRWTSEVDGDGNGGRNHHFCSETHARFKFRKNATFSISGNDDIWVFIDNKLAVDLGGTHLAAPAYVDLNKFLPKATEGNEYDIDIFTCDRRTTTSNLNINTNLYIYQIDVFKIKKEERFFKKCRVITKDKCGKPIDFVCDNPENQFHDRTITYLFTTDPTGSDPTKTIISEAEFATKPIQLDGAINVSDPIHPVIDQNKILNSLTEGSYYIIVKIDSNQTILSTFTVKGKAAIAERSTKANSKTFHVMKSGALEITITTDKSNRAKQYAIMDMKGQVISVGSLNSNATRVKVPTTGHYIVKVEKSYKRVNIK is encoded by the coding sequence ATGAAATTACTGAAGGCAACAATTATCGCAATTTCTGCGTTTACAGCAGCCATCTGCGCTGAAAGCAAGTCCGACACCACTCTAGATTTCTACGTACTCTTACCGCAAAACCAATATTGGGTTCAAGCCACCCCTATAATCAACGAAGACGGCAAAGACCGCGTACTCGAAATAGACCCAGAAAATTGCGGATGGTATTACAGACGCTACGTCAATGAAAAACTACCCTCAAAAGTTTTCATTCACGCCGATAACGACGAGACTATGGCACACGCAATCGGATTCGGAGGCGAAAAAGACGCCAATGCAGGCAAAGTACCTGAAGCAATAAACCTAGATGCGATATTTAAAATTTATGACAAACAGTTAGGTACTGATGAAAAAAAACTGTATTTCATCGCCGACGAGAATACCGCCTCCTCACTCCAAGGAATCGACTTTGGCTGGTATACAACAGACCCGGGAATTATCGGAGACTGCCAATACATTTTGACGTCCGTCATCTACGACACCGACGCTTCTTTGCACGGCGCATTCAGTTGCGGCCCAAACTGGAACGGAGCACTAACTAAAGCCCAATCTCACACCAACGCCTGCTTCTACCCCAACGTCAAATATCCCGTTATTACCTCAGATTCCGCTGAGATGCCCTGCATGGGCGTAACCCAAGGCATGGTCAAGTCAACACTCGACTCTGTTTCGAAAAAGATGGAACTCACTGATATCGGACGAAAATGTTTCGGAGCACAAGCAGACGAAGCTTTCGCCGCCATGTTCAATCAAACTGACGGAGTAAACGAAGCGAGCTGTTACGAAATGCTTGTTTCCAAATCTTCAGACAACAAATGGGCTTTCTACTCTGATTACACCTACGTAAACGGGCTCAAAAATCCTGTTGCAGGAGGTTTCTTCCCTGTAGAAAATTCCGACGAAAACGTCCTAACTTTCGACCCGAACCAAAAACAACTTCCAGAAGCACGAACCAAACGAAAAGCAGAAGGGCCGATTTTCTACGGTCCAGAGCTCCGCAAAATCGATTCCACAGAACACACACCTATTTTCAATCTGTTCTGCAGCGGTCCCGGTTGGGACAAAGGTTACAATTGCAATGGACTTTTTGACGACGGCTACGAAACAGAACTCGCCATACGAGACAGCTTGAAGCTCGGCCAACACGATTGTATTTTCGGATGGAGTTGCGATTTCCAAGATGCAGCGCCCGAAGGAACACCCATTTACGTCACAGGTACAGAAAAACCAAGTTCACCAGCGCAAGGCGCAGCCGCATCATACCGTTGGACATCCGAAGTCGATGGGGACGGAAACGGCGGAAGAAATCACCATTTTTGCTCTGAAACTCATGCACGATTCAAATTCAGAAAGAACGCGACATTCAGCATCAGCGGAAACGATGACATTTGGGTATTCATCGACAACAAACTCGCAGTCGATCTTGGCGGAACACATCTTGCCGCCCCCGCTTACGTTGACTTGAATAAATTCTTACCCAAAGCTACAGAAGGCAATGAATACGACATTGACATTTTCACATGCGACCGCCGCACGACAACAAGCAACTTAAACATCAACACAAACTTGTATATTTATCAAATAGATGTATTTAAAATTAAAAAAGAAGAAAGGTTCTTCAAAAAATGCAGAGTCATCACAAAAGACAAGTGCGGAAAGCCCATAGATTTCGTTTGCGATAATCCGGAAAATCAATTCCACGATAGAACAATCACATACTTGTTCACCACAGACCCAACGGGTTCCGACCCCACTAAGACCATTATTAGCGAAGCAGAATTTGCAACAAAACCCATTCAGCTAGACGGAGCCATCAACGTTTCCGACCCAATCCACCCTGTAATAGACCAAAACAAAATATTAAACAGTTTAACCGAAGGTTCGTATTACATCATCGTCAAAATAGACTCTAACCAAACAATTTTATCAACATTCACAGTAAAAGGCAAAGCCGCCATCGCAGAGCGTAGCACCAAAGCAAACAGCAAAACATTCCATGTCATGAAATCAGGCGCTCTAGAAATCACAATTACTACAGACAAATCTAACAGAGCAAAGCAATACGCCATCATGGATATGAAGGGGCAAGTCATTTCCGTCGGATCGTTAAACAGCAACGCAACTCGCGTAAAAGTTCCAACCACAGGCCACTACATTGTAAAAGTCGAAAAAAGTTACAAGCGCGTGAACATAAAATAA
- a CDS encoding aldolase catalytic domain-containing protein, translating into MYYETIKVLDCTIRDGGLVNKHDFSLEFVRRLYTLLTAAGVDYMEMGYKNSPELFDPKEYGPWKFCDDDLLWKVKDGIESNMKMAVMADVGRVNMDAVKPAAESPYQMFRVASYVKNIDKGISMVNAFHDMGYETTLNIMAVSRDRGPELDEALHQVNEECKADVLYLVDSFGAFYQEDIDKELARYKGIVKNKKFGFHGHNNQQLAFSNTIQAIINHVDYLDGSVSGMGRGAGNCTTELLLGFLKNPKYDLRPVLDAIQELFLPLQSKYEWGYIIPQMITGMLNRHPQDAIAVRKTEDKDKYRKFYEHMIND; encoded by the coding sequence ATGTACTACGAAACAATTAAAGTTCTCGACTGCACGATCCGCGATGGCGGCCTCGTCAACAAGCACGATTTTTCTCTTGAATTCGTGCGTAGATTGTACACCCTTCTTACCGCAGCCGGCGTAGACTACATGGAAATGGGCTACAAGAACTCCCCGGAACTCTTCGACCCGAAGGAATATGGCCCGTGGAAGTTCTGCGATGACGACCTGCTTTGGAAGGTCAAGGACGGCATCGAATCCAACATGAAGATGGCAGTGATGGCCGACGTGGGTCGCGTCAACATGGACGCCGTGAAGCCCGCCGCCGAAAGCCCATACCAGATGTTCCGCGTGGCAAGCTACGTGAAGAACATCGACAAAGGCATCAGCATGGTGAACGCATTCCACGACATGGGCTACGAAACCACGCTCAACATCATGGCCGTGAGCCGCGACCGCGGTCCGGAACTTGACGAAGCCCTCCACCAGGTCAACGAAGAATGCAAGGCCGACGTGCTTTACCTCGTCGACAGTTTCGGAGCCTTCTACCAGGAAGATATCGATAAGGAACTCGCACGCTACAAGGGCATCGTGAAGAACAAGAAGTTCGGTTTCCACGGTCACAACAACCAGCAGCTCGCCTTCTCCAACACGATTCAGGCAATCATCAACCATGTGGACTACCTCGACGGTTCCGTGTCCGGCATGGGCCGCGGCGCTGGCAACTGCACCACCGAGCTCCTCCTCGGCTTCCTCAAGAATCCGAAGTACGATTTGCGCCCGGTTCTCGACGCTATTCAGGAACTCTTCTTGCCGTTGCAGAGCAAGTACGAATGGGGTTACATCATCCCGCAGATGATCACGGGCATGCTCAACCGCCATCCGCAAGACGCTATCGCCGTCCGCAAGACCGAAGACAAGGACAAATACCGCAAGTTCTACGAACACATGATTAACGACTAG
- a CDS encoding glycoside hydrolase family 9 protein, which yields MYIYKLSPIFSAAVFLGASAASADTKFYYNQVGYDVDQPISVIVKSDNLSDGAEFSVMSNGAAVQTGKLSAGSNPDNWLNNGKFYVADLKGLAAGKYTLQVSENGQPQNSSEFTVGENALAKNTLATVLDYFYNDRADDPTVEGWDKSMGVYNSSKKVDVHGGWYDASGDVSKYFSHLSYANYLNPQQIPLTVWSLAFASERIPKLLGSTATKAKTTDEAAYGADFLVRMLSEEGFFYMTVFDNWGSPMGKREICAFSGSDGIKSADYQTAFREGGGMAIAGLASAARLKLKGDFTSEQYLAAAEKAYKHLSEKQSIGGDCAYCDDHKENIIDDYTALLAATELYAATKDSVYLKDARKRAKHLEGRLSEDGYFWSDDAKTRPFWHASDAGLPLIALIRYAEIEASIGYLKENKFDEVDVWFCPTCIGCECSNRLLSAAHDAIAKHYSWLVSITNKVENPFGYARQTYKTQGAVKDGFFIPHDNESNYWWQGEDARIASLSAAAMYAARALNGSIADSVQKYATDQLDWILGKNPYATCMMYGKGTKNPKKYDGQSEYDATLEGGIANGITGKNQDGSGIAWTDDGVAAVGFDAMKESWQVWRWDEQWLPHSTWYLMALVERYDEVSKKVEQQKSALPKSVAAASFGVSLVGKTLSMNLPKSAIGSTVKILDVRGQVQMKKVAQSRNEIMNVSSLNSGVYFVQVGGMSAKKFIVK from the coding sequence ATGTATATATATAAGCTTTCCCCGATTTTTTCTGCCGCGGTTTTTTTGGGCGCGAGTGCAGCTTCTGCTGATACCAAGTTTTATTACAACCAGGTGGGTTACGATGTTGACCAACCGATTTCTGTAATTGTCAAGAGCGATAACCTCTCGGATGGCGCTGAATTTAGCGTGATGTCGAATGGTGCTGCCGTGCAGACGGGCAAGCTTTCGGCAGGCTCGAATCCGGACAATTGGCTCAATAACGGTAAGTTCTATGTCGCTGATTTGAAGGGGCTTGCTGCTGGTAAGTACACTTTGCAAGTTTCCGAGAACGGACAACCGCAAAATTCCAGTGAATTTACGGTGGGCGAAAATGCTTTGGCAAAAAATACGCTTGCAACGGTTCTCGATTACTTTTACAATGACCGTGCGGATGACCCAACTGTTGAAGGTTGGGACAAGAGCATGGGTGTTTATAATTCCAGCAAAAAGGTGGATGTTCATGGCGGCTGGTACGATGCCAGTGGTGACGTGAGCAAATATTTCAGCCACCTTTCTTATGCGAACTACTTGAACCCGCAGCAAATTCCGCTAACGGTCTGGTCGCTTGCGTTTGCTTCGGAACGCATCCCGAAATTGCTTGGCTCGACTGCGACAAAGGCAAAAACGACTGATGAAGCGGCTTACGGTGCAGATTTCTTGGTGCGCATGCTCTCGGAAGAAGGCTTCTTCTACATGACTGTTTTTGACAACTGGGGATCGCCCATGGGTAAACGTGAAATTTGTGCGTTTTCCGGTTCCGATGGTATCAAGAGTGCTGATTACCAGACGGCTTTCCGCGAAGGTGGTGGCATGGCGATTGCGGGACTTGCGAGTGCGGCAAGGCTTAAGTTGAAGGGCGATTTTACGAGCGAACAGTATTTGGCTGCCGCAGAAAAAGCGTATAAGCATTTGTCCGAAAAACAGAGCATTGGCGGCGATTGCGCTTACTGCGATGACCACAAAGAAAATATCATCGACGATTACACGGCGCTTTTGGCGGCAACGGAACTTTACGCGGCTACAAAAGACAGCGTGTATTTGAAGGATGCGCGCAAACGTGCAAAGCATCTTGAAGGTCGTTTGAGTGAAGATGGCTATTTCTGGAGCGATGATGCAAAGACCCGCCCGTTCTGGCATGCCAGTGATGCGGGGCTCCCGCTAATTGCGCTTATCCGCTATGCCGAAATTGAAGCATCTATTGGTTATTTAAAAGAAAATAAATTTGATGAAGTCGATGTGTGGTTTTGCCCAACTTGCATTGGGTGCGAATGCAGCAACAGGCTTTTGTCGGCTGCCCATGACGCTATTGCGAAACATTATAGCTGGCTTGTTTCTATTACGAATAAGGTTGAAAACCCGTTCGGTTATGCTCGCCAGACTTACAAGACTCAAGGAGCTGTTAAGGATGGCTTCTTTATTCCGCATGACAATGAAAGCAATTATTGGTGGCAGGGCGAAGACGCTCGCATTGCAAGCCTTTCTGCTGCGGCAATGTATGCAGCTCGTGCTTTGAATGGGAGTATTGCTGATAGTGTGCAGAAATATGCGACGGATCAGCTCGACTGGATTTTGGGCAAGAATCCGTATGCCACTTGCATGATGTACGGCAAGGGAACCAAGAATCCGAAGAAGTATGATGGCCAGTCGGAATATGACGCAACGCTTGAGGGGGGTATTGCAAATGGCATTACCGGTAAGAATCAGGATGGCTCGGGCATTGCCTGGACTGACGATGGCGTTGCTGCCGTGGGCTTTGATGCGATGAAGGAATCTTGGCAGGTGTGGCGCTGGGACGAACAGTGGCTTCCGCACAGCACTTGGTATTTGATGGCGCTCGTGGAACGCTATGACGAAGTCTCGAAGAAAGTGGAACAGCAGAAATCTGCGCTGCCGAAGAGTGTCGCTGCGGCAAGCTTTGGCGTATCGCTTGTCGGCAAGACTCTTTCGATGAACTTGCCGAAATCGGCTATCGGTAGCACTGTCAAAATTTTAGATGTGCGTGGTCAAGTGCAAATGAAAAAAGTTGCGCAATCGCGCAACGAGATAATGAACGTAAGCTCGCTCAATAGCGGAGTTTATTTTGTACAAGTTGGCGGCATGTCTGCCAAAAAGTTCATCGTAAAGTAA
- a CDS encoding protein kinase, whose translation MLFPAPFLPFPKPTGNLLFYILYMFWNNLAETIDRVSRNLALRPNYTMAEYQRWFDHNPDFKHNGNAERIELIEPLSLEGTNQLYRAKLWIQHPRDEKRYDEKEIVVKICKYWAPPGKNRLHRLNMLLSAFQDEIRINNLIRATNIEGVVQSYGGGIAGRHPYLKLEFIKGCSLDRVIKPKLTDEEIVKRVAQMAYLANTISQLHYYQIVHKDIKPRNLLLCQNPAHKNNHKILLCDFGYAQAKMRETVTEGGGLSSPSYSAPELAQSSENITCAVDYFSFGAVMHEYLTGVKLYPKAKEIYTEEGRLITKRYMEYIENGRENVFNDERFPEIHDWIDALTTFDSTERMNKSPNLFTMAHKLREEVNAVGFRDVNTDFLWNQLNEYSKRAF comes from the coding sequence TTGCTGTTTCCCGCACCGTTTTTGCCATTCCCAAAGCCGACAGGGAATCTCCTTTTCTACATTCTATATATGTTCTGGAACAATTTGGCAGAAACGATAGACAGGGTTTCGCGCAACTTGGCGCTACGCCCGAACTACACCATGGCGGAATACCAGCGGTGGTTTGACCATAACCCGGACTTCAAGCACAATGGTAACGCCGAACGCATCGAGCTCATCGAGCCTCTTTCGCTCGAAGGCACAAACCAGCTATACCGAGCCAAACTCTGGATCCAACACCCGCGCGACGAAAAGCGCTATGACGAAAAAGAAATCGTCGTAAAGATTTGCAAGTACTGGGCACCACCTGGTAAAAACCGTCTGCACCGTTTGAACATGCTCCTGAGCGCATTCCAGGATGAAATCCGCATCAACAACCTCATCCGCGCAACAAATATCGAAGGAGTGGTGCAATCTTATGGCGGCGGCATCGCAGGTCGCCACCCTTACCTCAAGTTGGAGTTCATCAAAGGGTGTTCACTCGACAGAGTCATCAAGCCCAAGCTTACGGACGAAGAAATCGTGAAGCGAGTCGCCCAAATGGCCTACCTCGCAAACACCATTAGCCAGCTCCATTATTATCAAATCGTCCACAAGGACATTAAGCCCAGGAACTTGCTCTTGTGCCAGAACCCAGCGCACAAGAACAACCACAAGATTTTGCTTTGCGACTTTGGTTACGCCCAGGCAAAGATGCGCGAGACAGTCACCGAAGGCGGTGGACTTTCATCGCCTAGCTACAGCGCTCCCGAACTCGCCCAATCTAGCGAAAACATCACCTGCGCAGTAGACTACTTTAGCTTTGGCGCAGTGATGCACGAATACTTGACCGGTGTAAAGCTCTACCCCAAGGCAAAAGAAATCTACACAGAAGAAGGCCGACTTATCACCAAGCGCTACATGGAATATATCGAAAACGGCCGCGAAAACGTGTTTAACGACGAACGCTTCCCGGAAATTCACGACTGGATTGACGCGCTCACCACATTCGACAGCACCGAACGCATGAATAAAAGCCCGAACCTGTTTACCATGGCCCACAAGCTCCGTGAAGAGGTCAATGCCGTCGGATTTCGCGACGTGAACACCGATTTTTTGTGGAATCAGTTAAACGAGTACAGCAAACGCGCTTTTTAA
- a CDS encoding LOG family protein, with protein sequence MAPKKFRPKPGQMAYHNAEFMESDAARPIRILSEFFSPAQVFAQEEIKNSIVFFGSARTLPPDEIKKRRKGCKDKKELARLDRLSKVADSYNAARDLAAKLGKWINKRHQGYAIMTGGGPGIMEAGNRGATDVGTPSIGLNIKLPFEQHCNPYIDDELNLQFRYFFIRKYWFLRMARALVIFPGGFGTLDEAFEMLTLIQTDKYAQQMPVVIFDSKFWKKALNWEFFAEAGMINPEDLKLFKFCDTVDEAYDFITSKLEEQSEGQVTFTHSPASDEM encoded by the coding sequence ATGGCGCCAAAGAAATTCCGCCCAAAACCGGGTCAAATGGCATACCACAATGCCGAATTTATGGAAAGCGACGCAGCACGTCCCATTCGAATTCTTTCTGAATTTTTTTCCCCCGCACAAGTTTTTGCTCAAGAAGAAATCAAGAATTCTATCGTGTTCTTCGGTTCTGCACGTACACTCCCGCCCGACGAAATCAAAAAGCGTCGCAAGGGCTGCAAGGATAAGAAGGAACTGGCCCGCTTAGACCGCCTGTCTAAAGTTGCCGATTCCTACAATGCCGCACGCGATCTTGCCGCAAAGCTCGGCAAGTGGATCAACAAGCGCCATCAAGGTTACGCCATCATGACGGGTGGCGGTCCGGGCATCATGGAAGCCGGCAACCGAGGTGCGACCGACGTCGGAACGCCGTCTATCGGCCTGAACATCAAGCTTCCTTTCGAACAACATTGCAATCCTTACATCGACGACGAGCTCAATCTGCAATTCCGTTATTTCTTTATTCGTAAATACTGGTTCTTGCGCATGGCTCGTGCACTGGTGATTTTCCCCGGCGGATTCGGCACTCTCGACGAAGCCTTCGAAATGCTCACGCTTATCCAGACCGACAAGTACGCCCAGCAGATGCCGGTCGTTATCTTCGATTCCAAGTTCTGGAAGAAGGCGCTCAACTGGGAATTCTTCGCCGAAGCAGGCATGATCAACCCCGAAGACCTCAAGCTGTTCAAGTTCTGCGATACGGTCGATGAAGCCTACGACTTCATCACATCGAAGCTCGAAGAACAAAGCGAAGGGCAGGTCACGTTCACCCATTCCCCCGCTAGCGACGAGATGTAA
- a CDS encoding TIGR03960 family B12-binding radical SAM protein, whose product MTILEKLALALPAVESPARYMGGEANSVIKDHSKMLARMAFVFPDTYEIGMSNNGLRILYHVLNREPDLLCEVGFAPWDDMAKEMKKYDIPLYTHGSYTAVKDFEVVGLTLQTELNFTNVPYVLELAGIPAWQKDRAETDPIVVSGGPAMGNPEPVADFFDAFMIGDGEKLIVEFVRCVGEGRKAGLKRAQILENLSKIDGVYVPSLREVVKNEYGVIVPKEPAKGSYEKTNGVRRQFIPYLDPKDYPIKNLIANMQLVHNRFSVEVMRGCAQGCRFCQAGIWYRPCRELNPDDVLDIAKAGIQATGERELGLLSLSTADYKPVESLTDSIIDDPFYDNVDVSLPSIRVNSFGQSLAEKVAALKGGRSATFAPETGSERIRKMINKTISDQDMYDAAEHAFSSGFNKIKLYTMIGFPTENLDDMQAFCELIFNLVKIGRKYNRGIQIAVSIGILIPKSFTSLQWAPFMDKETALNHIRYVREKFYKHPNVKINWAAWETSFLEAVYSRGDRSLGPVIYAAYKKGIIFESDSYRFDFDKWLQVWDECGYDTSWVYRERDKDEVFPWDFIHAGTSKQYLRREWEKAFDPTSAPVPNCKWGDCQKCGIPGFGQEIVLADDPVRHKAPSRTPEEIKKLVADRRPSQKVSYSYKITFKKTGISRFLPHQNMLSFFERTFICAGIPIKFSEGFSPKPRIVNMGALPLGLETYCEIISVDLLQPLDISPEGKQKTIEKLSAPFPHGMEIVDIEPLKEKLSKHFPTAIIYRHTPKSIPADLMEKFEQKKFPVVTNHRGQQMDLNELVAGLEIKDGTIYIRVKCNNQGATASPFIIFAGLLGVENDPTKLDEAARRILVAKIAIEW is encoded by the coding sequence ATGACTATCCTTGAAAAACTTGCTCTTGCACTCCCCGCTGTAGAAAGTCCCGCCCGCTACATGGGCGGCGAAGCGAACAGCGTCATCAAAGACCATAGCAAAATGCTTGCACGTATGGCGTTTGTGTTTCCGGACACTTACGAAATCGGCATGAGCAATAACGGGCTGCGCATTCTGTACCATGTGCTCAACCGCGAACCGGACCTGCTTTGCGAAGTGGGTTTTGCACCGTGGGACGACATGGCTAAAGAGATGAAAAAATACGACATTCCGCTATACACGCACGGGAGCTATACTGCAGTCAAGGATTTCGAAGTCGTGGGGCTTACGCTCCAGACCGAATTGAATTTTACGAACGTACCTTACGTGCTTGAACTCGCGGGAATCCCGGCATGGCAAAAAGACCGCGCTGAGACAGACCCGATTGTAGTCTCTGGCGGCCCCGCCATGGGGAACCCGGAACCAGTCGCCGATTTCTTTGACGCGTTCATGATTGGCGATGGCGAAAAGCTGATTGTTGAATTTGTACGTTGCGTTGGCGAAGGGCGCAAAGCAGGTCTCAAACGCGCTCAAATTCTAGAGAATTTATCTAAAATAGATGGGGTGTATGTACCGAGCCTCCGCGAAGTAGTCAAGAACGAATACGGCGTTATCGTTCCGAAAGAACCCGCTAAAGGTTCCTACGAAAAAACTAACGGTGTACGCCGTCAATTTATTCCGTATCTCGACCCGAAAGACTACCCCATCAAGAACTTGATTGCGAACATGCAACTTGTCCACAACCGCTTTAGCGTGGAAGTGATGCGCGGTTGCGCACAGGGTTGCCGTTTCTGCCAGGCAGGCATTTGGTACAGGCCATGCCGCGAGCTCAACCCGGACGATGTTTTAGATATTGCAAAGGCCGGCATTCAAGCAACAGGCGAACGCGAGCTTGGGCTTTTGTCGCTCTCGACCGCAGACTACAAGCCGGTCGAATCGCTTACAGACTCCATCATTGATGATCCATTTTACGACAACGTAGATGTAAGCCTCCCGAGTATTCGCGTCAACAGTTTTGGACAAAGTCTCGCCGAAAAGGTTGCCGCGCTCAAGGGCGGTCGCAGCGCCACGTTCGCCCCCGAAACAGGTTCCGAACGCATCCGCAAGATGATCAACAAGACCATCAGCGACCAGGACATGTACGATGCGGCAGAACATGCTTTCTCTAGCGGGTTCAACAAAATCAAGCTCTACACGATGATCGGGTTCCCGACGGAGAACCTGGATGACATGCAGGCTTTCTGCGAGCTCATTTTCAACCTCGTGAAAATCGGCCGCAAGTACAACCGCGGCATCCAAATTGCAGTGAGCATAGGCATATTGATTCCGAAATCGTTTACGAGCCTGCAATGGGCGCCGTTTATGGACAAAGAAACGGCACTCAACCACATCCGCTACGTGCGCGAAAAGTTCTACAAGCACCCGAACGTGAAAATCAACTGGGCCGCCTGGGAAACGAGTTTCCTCGAAGCCGTTTACAGCCGCGGAGACCGTTCGCTCGGGCCTGTTATTTACGCCGCTTACAAGAAAGGCATTATCTTCGAAAGCGACAGTTACCGCTTTGATTTTGACAAGTGGCTGCAAGTTTGGGACGAATGTGGATATGACACAAGCTGGGTTTATCGCGAACGCGACAAGGACGAAGTGTTCCCTTGGGACTTTATCCACGCAGGCACGTCCAAGCAATACTTGCGCCGCGAATGGGAAAAAGCATTTGACCCGACTTCGGCACCAGTGCCGAACTGCAAGTGGGGCGACTGCCAAAAGTGCGGCATTCCTGGCTTTGGCCAGGAAATCGTCCTCGCGGACGATCCTGTGCGCCACAAGGCGCCCAGCCGCACTCCCGAAGAAATCAAGAAGCTCGTTGCAGACCGCCGCCCGAGCCAGAAGGTAAGCTACAGCTACAAGATTACGTTCAAAAAGACTGGCATCAGCAGGTTTCTCCCGCACCAGAACATGCTCAGTTTCTTCGAGCGCACATTCATCTGTGCGGGCATCCCTATCAAGTTCAGCGAAGGCTTCAGCCCCAAGCCGCGCATTGTGAACATGGGCGCCTTACCGCTCGGGCTCGAAACATACTGCGAAATCATCAGCGTCGATTTGCTGCAACCGCTCGACATCTCGCCCGAAGGCAAGCAAAAGACCATTGAAAAACTTAGCGCTCCATTCCCGCATGGCATGGAGATCGTAGACATAGAACCGCTCAAGGAAAAGCTTTCCAAGCATTTCCCTACAGCAATTATCTACCGCCACACGCCAAAAAGCATCCCCGCCGACCTCATGGAAAAGTTCGAACAGAAAAAATTCCCGGTGGTTACAAACCACCGAGGCCAGCAGATGGATTTAAACGAATTGGTAGCAGGACTTGAAATCAAGGATGGGACAATCTATATCCGCGTCAAGTGCAATAACCAAGGAGCAACGGCAAGCCCATTCATCATCTTTGCAGGATTACTCGGCGTCGAGAACGACCCGACAAAGCTCGACGAAGCCGCCCGCCGAATCCTCGTTGCAAAGATTGCCATAGAATGGTGA
- a CDS encoding putative toxin-antitoxin system toxin component, PIN family, protein MDKKLKVVVDTNALLQMLGRHSKYHFLYEKFLNEEYWLCVSNEIVHEYEEILEMLASPVAANLFMKVLEFSENVVRKDPFFKLNLIKKDPDDNKFVDCAFASQADYIVTNDAHFLELKQVNFPTIQVKSLDDFALDMG, encoded by the coding sequence GTGGATAAGAAGCTAAAAGTTGTTGTGGATACGAATGCCCTTTTGCAAATGTTAGGGCGTCATAGCAAGTACCATTTTCTTTATGAAAAATTTTTGAATGAAGAATATTGGCTATGTGTATCTAATGAAATTGTGCATGAATATGAAGAAATCTTGGAAATGCTTGCATCACCTGTGGCTGCAAATTTATTCATGAAAGTTTTGGAGTTTTCAGAGAATGTAGTTCGTAAAGATCCGTTCTTTAAACTTAACCTGATTAAGAAGGATCCTGATGATAATAAATTTGTTGATTGTGCGTTTGCTAGTCAAGCTGATTACATCGTGACAAATGATGCTCATTTTTTGGAGCTTAAGCAGGTCAATTTTCCGACTATACAGGTGAAATCTTTAGACGATTTTGCTTTAGATATGGGATAA